In Rhizophagus irregularis chromosome 12, complete sequence, a single window of DNA contains:
- a CDS encoding uncharacterized protein (SECRETED:cutsite_TNA-LV; SECRETED:prob_0.6541); SECRETED:SignalP(1-27), protein MRKYSFLSTYIVVLIILYIGIITNTNALVGNICTSATIKELNNVTTTGVKVKVKVKKWAPSGSKIRVKIDVGKKKSIRNLIIWAETVNGEHIGYWDPISAHVYVSGCNGPGNSTISNQVDLNLSHITYIWNPPNAKDYKTFVTPTPSITTNAVTITPTYSTKATTAPNPSTFNMKRHKQAAKSGSIKFKGVLQLMNHTDDDIYYFESNFIKKSSSNNEKVISGNNHILNVTRINDNIPKDPPFSAAYYNNYNNIINLLVLNSVIALIIEYFLYFL, encoded by the exons atgagGAAATATAGTTTTTTATCTACTTATATTGtggtattaattattttatacattggAATTATAACTAACACGAACGCTTTAGTAGGTAACATTTGTACAAGTG ccacgataaaagaattaaataatgttacaACAACAGGGGTAAAAGTAAAagttaaagtaaaaaaatgggCACCATCAGGATCTAAAATACGTGTAAAAATCGAtgtaggtaaaaaaaaatcgattagAAATCTTATAATTTGGGCCGAAACTGTTAATGGTGAACATATCGGATATTGGGACCCAATTTCTGCTCATGTTTATGTGAGTGGTTGTAATGGACCTGGTAATTCAACCATTTCGAATCAAGTTGACTTGAATc TTTCCCATATAACTTATATATGGAATCCACCTAACGCAAAAGATTATAAAACATTTGTTACGCCCACACCTTCAATAACTACAAATGCAGTTACAATTACACCGACTTACAGCACAAAAGCCACAACAGCGCCTAATCCATCAACATTTAATATGAAACGTCATAAACAAGCTGCTAAAAGTGGGTCCATTAAATTTAAAGGTGTCTTACAACTTATGAATCATACAGatgatgatatttattattttgaatcaaattttattaaaaaatcttcttcaaataatgaaaaggtTATTTCAGGaaataatcatatattaaatgttactcgcataaatgataatattccTAAAGATCctcctttttctgctgcttattataataattataataatatcatcaatTTACTTGTATTAAATAGTGTAATTGctttaattattgaatattttttatattttttgtaa